Below is a window of Thermogemmatispora onikobensis DNA.
TGCCAGTCGATAGAGGGTCCCGTCGTAGAGAGCCGCCCCGCGTTGTTGCATCTCCTGCAGCTTCTGCCGCCAACATGCCTCAATGCAGTCCTCGTCATCGTGCTGAGTGCGCGGCATGCGCAGGCTCTCGTCGTAGCTGACGACGAGCCTCCCAGCATCGAAGCAGCCGCGCACCAGGATCTCAAACTCGCGCATGGCTTGCCCTGCACTTCTACACTGAAGAGACGTTGTTACCAGTAGAACCAGACAATCATTCTGACGCCATCATCGCCATAGTTGCGCGCCAGGGCCTCCATGACGGAGAAAGTCACTTCCCAACTAGCGCGCGCATCTCGGCGCTGCAGGCGCTCGGAGCGATACACTTTGTCTTTGATTTCCCACTCCTGCCCTTCTGGCCAGGTGCGGGTGCCGAGGACCCCCTCGATCAACGAGTGGCCGACTGCTTCGGCAAAATCCTTGTCCCAGCCGGCTTTGCCATCGAAGATGAGGCTTCCATCCTCAGCGCGGCGGTAGCGGTGAATGCGGGAATCTGGCCGCCCTGCCGGCTCTTCCCAATCAATGGCCTTGATCTCGGCCCAGGTGATCCAGCTTGTCCCAAAGGCCTCACTGCCCCAGCGCTCATACTCTGCCCGCACCTCGGGTGAGACATCCGCGGGCAGGCCGCGCTCTGCGGCCACCGGGCGAAAGTTGGCATAATTCTTGACCCCGAAGAGGCAGCCGAAGGCATCGTAGTTACGATCATGAAAAAGAAGGCTCAGGCTGATAGCTGGTTGCCAGGGTGTGGTCTCGCTTTCCAGGAGAAAGAACTGGCGGCACTCGATCCAGCCGGTGATATCGACACCCATTACGATCTGCTCCTTGCGTCAATGCCTCTCCTTCTGTGGACTGCCAGCACACTGCCCCCGTCTGGCTCACCTGAGCGAGGTGGGGGCAGCGATCTGCCTGGCAGGTCAAAGCGACTACTCCCATTCGATGGTTGCAGGCGGCTTCGAGGTGATGTCATAGACGACGCGGTTGACGCCAGGCACCTCGTTGACGATGCGATTGGCGACGCGGGCCAGCAGATCGTAGGGGAGGCGGGCCCAGTCCGCGGTCATAAAGTCCTCGGTAGTCACGGCGCGCAGCGCCACGACCTGAGCGTAGGTGCGGCCATCGCCCATCACTCCGACGCTGCGTACGGGAGTGAGCACGGCGAAGGCCTGGCTGACCTGACGATAGAGGCCGGCGCGGCGGAGTTCCTCGATGAGGATAGCATCGGCGGCACGCAGGGTCTCCAGACGCTGCTCGTCGACAGCGCCGATGACGCGAATGGCCAGACCAGGCCCGGGGAAGGGATGCCGCCAGACCCACTCTTCGGGGAGGTCAAGCGCCAGGCCAAGCTCGCGGACCTCATCCTTGAAGAGCCAACGCAGCGGCTCCACGAGCTGCAGCGTCATCTCTTCTGGCAGGCCACCAACGTTATGATGGGTTTTGATGCGCGTGGCGGTGCTGGCGGTATCGCGCCCTGCGCTCTCGATGACATCAGGGTAGAGCGTCCCTTGAACCAGGAAGCTGATCGACCCCTGCTCTTGCGCCAGGCGCAGGGCCTCCTCTTCGAAGACACGGATAAACTCCTCGCCGATGATCTTACGCTTCTGCTCGGGGTCGGTGATTCCTTCCAGGCGAGCCAGAAAGCGCCGGCGCGCGTCGACGGCGATCAGGGGAATATGCAGATGGCGGCTGAAGGTCTCCACGACCTGCTCAGGTTCGCCAGCTCGCATGCAGCCAGTGTCGACAAAGATGCAGGTGAGACGCTCGCCAATGGCACGATGGACCAACAGAGCCGCGACTGCAGAGTCAACACCGCCGGAGAGAGCGCAGATGGCACGCGCCTCACCCACGCGGCTGCGAATCTGGGCCACGGTCTCGTCAATGACCGAGCCGGGCGTCCAGTCCGCGCGACAATCACAGACGCGGAAGAGAAAATTGCGCAGGATTGCTCGCCCCTGCGGGGTGTGCGTGACCTCGGGATGAAACTGAAGACCAACCAGACCGCCTGGCCCGGCAATAGCTGCACAGGGATTGCTCTCGCTCCGCGCCAGCACAGTGAAGCCGGGCGGCAGCTGGTCGACGCTGTCACCGTGGCTCATCCATACTCTCAGGCTGCGATCCCCATCCCCTGCCGTGGCATCCGCCCCTGGCAGGTCGGCGAAGATCTCCACGGCCCGGCCCTGCTCACCAGCGACGGGCTGCAGCTCAATGGTCGCTGGCCCGTACTCGCGCCGGCCCCGAGCCGGAGCGACGTGGCCGCCAAGCTGATGCGCCAGTAGTTGCATGCCGTAACAAATGCCCAGCACCGGCAGGCCGCTCTGGAGAATGGCCGGATCACAGCGCGGGGCCTGGGCGTCATAGACGCTGGCCGGCCCACCTGAGAGAATAAACCCTTTGATATCAAGGTGAGCTTTCTCACGCTGCAACTGCTCCAGCGTGGTCTCAGCTGGCACCAGCTCGCTGTAGACATGATGCTCGCGAATGCGCCGCGCGATGAGGCGGCTATACTGGGAGCCGAAATCGAGCACAATGATGGCCTGACGACGCGCGTGGTTTGACACGAGGCTGCCTTCCTCCCCTTTCATGGCCTGGATCAATGAGACTCTCCCCGCTTTATGAAGTAATACGTGTCTCTATTTTAACCCTTCACAGGCCTCTCTCGCTATCCCCTCCCCCGCCACTCCTCGCCTGATCGCTTGCTCATCACTCCGCTTCGACTCACCGAAGCGAAGAGGTACGAAGAAGGCAAGGCGTACCAGCCAGGGCCGCTGTGGGCCGGAGAGGACAGTCAGCCAGCCCACCAGGGAGCGCAGCATGGACGGGGACCGGGAAGCCCACTCGCCAGGGAGGCGCAGCGTTCCCGGTCCCTTATCGAGAGCAACGACGGTTTCCTATCCTCGGTTGGCTTGCAGGCCCCGCCCGTCGAAGTAGCAGGGCCAGAGGGGGGCCTGCCAGAACCAAGGTTCAGGAGCGCGGCGCCGGTCCCCCTGAGACATAGATGATCTGCCCGTTGACAAAGCCAGCCTCTTCTGAGGCCAGGAAGCAAATGACGTTAGCCACATCCCGCGGCTGCCCCACGCGCCGCACGGGAATGCGCTTAGAGGCCTCCGCAATGACTTCCTCGGGATCAAGTCCCTGCCGGCGGGCCGAAGAACGGGTCATCTCGGTATCAATGAAGCCGGGGGCTACGGCGTTGGTCGTGATCCCAAAAGGGCCTAACTCGATGGCCAGGGTGCGCGTGAGGCCCTGCAGACCCGCTTTGGCTGTCGAGTAGTTGGCCTGTCCCCGATTGCCCAGGGCCGAGGTCGAGGAGAGAGAAATAATGCGACCGTAGCGCTGCTGCACCATGTGCTTCTGCGCGGCGCGACTGCACAGAAAAGCGCCTTTCAGATGTACGGCCATGACCGCATCCCAGTCCTCTTCACTCATCTTGAAGAGGAGGTTATCGCGAATGATCCCCGCATTGTTCACAAGGATATCGAGCCGTCCAAACTGGCTGACTGTCTTCTCCACCGCCTCCTCAACCATAGCGTTCTTGGAGACGTCGCAAGGCAGCACAAGACACTGCGCCCCCAGACGCTCCAGCTCCTGTGCGACCTGCTGGCAGCCCTCCACATCGATGTCGACCAGGGCGACACGTGCGCCCTCCTCGGCCATGCGCAGCACTGTCGCTGCGCCAATCCCGCGCCCGGCTCCGGTCACAAAGGCTACTCGTCCATCAAGTCGTCCCATAGTATGCTCCTTTTCGCAATGTGGTGAAGGCGACGTTGGTACAGGTTACAGTAAGTATAGTATATCTTTAGCAATCACCTTCGCAAAGGGGCCGCTCGCTCTCTTCGCCGGTTTTGCGCTGGCGCGCACCTCTCCCTCCTGGCCCAACACGCCAGATCCAGGGAGCGAGGCGGCAGAGAAAAGACAGCTCAGCCAGAGAAGAAAGAAAGGGCTGCTAGCGTTCAACCTGCTCGTGTCCCTGGGGACGCCTGGTCGGCGTGCGCTGGGCCTCCAGGCAGGTCACCCCCTTCGGCCCGACAAAGGCGCTGTGGCGCGTACCCGCCGGCAGAATCATGCAATCCCCCGGCCCTAGATCAATAATTCCCTCCGGCCCAGGCGTGTCAGGCAGCACGAAGCGGATGGAGCCACGCACGCAGTAGAGCACCTTGTCGTAGCTGTGACTGTGCACGGCATAGGTATCCCCCGGAGCGTTGGACCAGCTATAGGGGGCG
It encodes the following:
- the guaA gene encoding glutamine-hydrolyzing GMP synthase → MSNHARRQAIIVLDFGSQYSRLIARRIREHHVYSELVPAETTLEQLQREKAHLDIKGFILSGGPASVYDAQAPRCDPAILQSGLPVLGICYGMQLLAHQLGGHVAPARGRREYGPATIELQPVAGEQGRAVEIFADLPGADATAGDGDRSLRVWMSHGDSVDQLPPGFTVLARSESNPCAAIAGPGGLVGLQFHPEVTHTPQGRAILRNFLFRVCDCRADWTPGSVIDETVAQIRSRVGEARAICALSGGVDSAVAALLVHRAIGERLTCIFVDTGCMRAGEPEQVVETFSRHLHIPLIAVDARRRFLARLEGITDPEQKRKIIGEEFIRVFEEEALRLAQEQGSISFLVQGTLYPDVIESAGRDTASTATRIKTHHNVGGLPEEMTLQLVEPLRWLFKDEVRELGLALDLPEEWVWRHPFPGPGLAIRVIGAVDEQRLETLRAADAILIEELRRAGLYRQVSQAFAVLTPVRSVGVMGDGRTYAQVVALRAVTTEDFMTADWARLPYDLLARVANRIVNEVPGVNRVVYDITSKPPATIEWE
- a CDS encoding SDR family NAD(P)-dependent oxidoreductase, giving the protein MGRLDGRVAFVTGAGRGIGAATVLRMAEEGARVALVDIDVEGCQQVAQELERLGAQCLVLPCDVSKNAMVEEAVEKTVSQFGRLDILVNNAGIIRDNLLFKMSEEDWDAVMAVHLKGAFLCSRAAQKHMVQQRYGRIISLSSTSALGNRGQANYSTAKAGLQGLTRTLAIELGPFGITTNAVAPGFIDTEMTRSSARRQGLDPEEVIAEASKRIPVRRVGQPRDVANVICFLASEEAGFVNGQIIYVSGGPAPRS
- a CDS encoding cupin domain-containing protein → MQVIRWQGSNHPDEQELRQKMQEQGLAPYSWSNAPGDTYAVHSHSYDKVLYCVRGSIRFVLPDTPGPEGIIDLGPGDCMILPAGTRHSAFVGPKGVTCLEAQRTPTRRPQGHEQVER